A region of Colletotrichum higginsianum IMI 349063 chromosome 10, whole genome shotgun sequence DNA encodes the following proteins:
- a CDS encoding BZIP transcription factor, with product MFVTISQFKNIHNIHTTTPPAQFHPSAQPHQVDLNFTIAQSFSSSHSPATIQPQDFPVFTTDSQSSWLPSSSPSLPALPAHQQLSPQHTPLQQDFVLFDQPRTSQPRRLAAQAAFGSNQRRHSSHHLRQHQHQHLPQGRILSHQNQRVAQIQAIGPRQHSRSSQVYSSQSDQFYASSAPSSSAALNRRHRPPVPLFPHSSHSKTTPNMDLQDLDLDDFTGFEGGASTTYSSPAMPSVFDMGGSTSGASHLGTVSPQDLLIQEPFMSAPNSTALTALTSPSIYNESPDFNESYDVSPNFGTGEFGSGDFDNGSADPWFPLFPQETAPAAKDDASDNQHRNGKSPATHTEDLEAVEFPSTSGRRKSANSSPSGSARHSSVSGVSSRRRDKPLPPIIVEDPHDTIAMKRARNTLAARKSRERKAQRFEDLEEKIRKLEVERDHWKNIALGRS from the exons ATGT TCGTCACTATTTCCCAGTTCAAAAACATTCACAACATTCAcacaacaaccccccccgCTCAATTCCACCCTTCAGCTCAACCTCACCAGGTCGATCTGAACTTCACTATAGCCCAAAGCTTTAGCTCAAGTCATTCCCCCGCAACGATTCAACCGCAAGACTTTCCAGTCTTCACCACGGATTCCCAATCATCATGGCTTCCCTCCAGTTCACCCAGCCTGCCGGCACTACCCGCGCATCAACAACTCAGCCCACAGCATACGCCCCTTCAACAGGACTTCGTCTTGTTCGACCAGCCTCGCACCAGTCAACCTAGACGCTTAGCCGCGCAAGCAGCCTTTGGTTCCAACCAACGTCGTCACTCGTCTCACCACCTtcgccagcaccagcaccagcatcTGCCACAAGGGCGTATTCTGTCTCATCAAAACCAGCGAGTAGCCCAAATCCAGGCTATTGGTCCTCGTCAACATTCTCGGTCCTCTCAGGTGTATTCTTCTCAATCAGATCAGTTCTACGCTTCATCCgctccgtcgtcttcggctgCCTTGAATCGTCGACACCGCCCACCCGTACCGTTGTTTCCCCATAGTAGCCACAGCAAAACCACTCCAAACATGGACCTGCAGG ATCTCGATCTTGACGACTTCACCGGCTTCGAGGGTGGTGCTTCTACCACATACTCGTCGCCTGCGATGCCCTCTGTTTTTGATATGGGCGGGAGTACGTCAGGTGCTAGCCATCTGGGTACTGTTTCTCCCCAGGATCTACTCATTCAGGAGCCTTTCATGTCAGCTCCAAACTCGACGGCTTTAACGGCTTTGACATCGCCTTCTATTTATAACGAGTCACCCGATTTCAATGAGAGCTACGACGTATCTCCTAATTTCGGCACCGGAGAATTCGGTTCTGGCGACTTTGACAATGGCTCCGCTGATCCTTGGTTCCCGTTGTTTCCACAAGAAACCGCGCCGGCCGCTAAGGATGATGCCAGCGACAATCAGCATCGTAATGGCAAGTCACCTGCTACTCATACCGAAGATCTTGAGGCTGTCGAGTTTCCGTCTACCTCGGGACGTCGCAAGTCTGCCAACTCTTCTCCATCCGGCTCTGCACGGCACTCTTCTGTTTCTGGTGTCAGTTCGCGTCGGCGGGACAAGCCACTGCCTCCTATCATTGTTGAGGACCCCCATGACACTATTGCTATGAAGCGAGCTAGGAACACTCTGGCTGCCCGCAAGTCTCGTGAGCGCAAGGCGCAGCGGTTTGAGGATCTGGAGGAGAAGATTCGCAAACTGGAGGTCGAGCGCGATCACTGGAAGAATATCGCTCTAGGGCGTTCTTAA
- a CDS encoding Peroxin 20 — protein sequence MADSSCSGSTPFKSLVEHGAEDRTLHRDRFARASGTQQAFRSTGLDPSAQAQAHFGAFLGTTEPVQVGPGTLPAYASSSSILSPFQHIQTSRMPITQHSHRFTPDSFRSASPQVPSAAATATAHVADQHNHVAHPSTRTSSWAQDFARFSGGVPNADSQVSGLSAIHHYSPAPVGFKHGMISLQPGPSFFRSVSGSAALNNAASAETDFDVEMDRWMAAHGDGRMEDVDAVMEQIARELEQDQQPGTTDQKSSDRFDASELTATSATSVPLEETGQRTRSTPVTEASHQQVNERHGVSDTSGIAKAGITSLPEQLPDLSRLGLDEASERTATEPAEQGQSQSEISEAARQILESVQHEQGDKWKNSRFLLLMKDFRDGNKDIVNNEILDTSAGGEGQRSAGSGLPHQTRR from the exons ATGGCCGACAGTTCCTGTAGCGGCTCTACGCCGTTCAAGAGCCTTGTCGAGCACGGCGCAGAGGATAGAACCCTACACCGGGATCGTTTCGCCAGAGCTTCTGGTACTCAGCAG GCTTTTCGATCTACCGGGTTAGACCCCTCGGCGCAGGCGCAAGCGCACTTTGGCGCATTTCTTGGTACAACCGAACCTGTCCAAGTAGGACCAGGCACGCTTCCGGCCTatgcctcctcctcctctatCTTGAGCCCCTTCCAGCACATACAAACATCTCGGATGCCAATTACTCAGCACAGTCATCGTTTCACTCCCGACTCCTTTCGATCTGCATCTCCCCAAGTACCGAGTGCAGCTGCCACGGCAACGGCGCATGTAGCAGACCAACACAATCATGTCGCACATCCGTCGACAAGGACATCTAGCTGGGCACAAGACTTCGCAAGGTTCTCAGGGGGGGTTCCGAATGCCGACAGTCAGGTGTCCGGTCTCTCTGCCATACACCATTACTCACCAGCTCCAGTTGGATTCAAACATGGAATGATATCCCTGCAACCTGGACCGTCCTTTTTTCGTTCGGTTAGTGGCAGCGCTGCCCTCAACAATGCGGCCAGCGCTGAGACTGACTTTGATGTCGAAATGGATCGGTGGATGGCAGCTCACGGAGACGGTCGGATGGAGGATGTGGATGCCGTTATGGAACAGATTGCGCGAGAACTAGAACAAGATCAGCAACCCGGGACTACCGACCAGAAGTCTAGCGACCGCTTTGATGCTTCAGAATTAACCGCAACATCTGCAACAAGCGTCCCCTTGGAGGAAACAGGGCAACGCACGCGATCCACTCCTGTCACAGAGGCAtctcatcaacaagtgaatGAGAGACACGGCGTGTCTGACACAAGTGGCATTGCTAAAGCAGGAATCACGAGTCTTCCGGAGCAATTGCCCGACCTGTCGCGActtggccttgacgaagCTTCTGAAAGGACAGCGACCGAGCCTGCAGAACAAGGCCAGTCACAGTCGGAGATATCGGAAGCTGCAAGACAGATATTGGAGTCGGTTCAACATGAGCAAGGAGACAAGTGGAAAAATTCCCGTTTTCTTTTACTCATGAAGGATTTTCGGGACGGCAATAAGGATATCGTCAACAATGAAATTTTAGACACAAGCGCAGGCGGCGAAGGCCAACGCAGCGCTGGGTCAGGGTTGCCTCATCAAACGCGACGCTGA